The window CAGCCCTCTCTTCGGCAGTTGTATCAAAGGGTGCATTCGGGGGTGTTATGATCTCGGCAAGTCATAATCCGGCCTCATTTAACGGAATAAAATTCAAAACGGCACAAGGATGCTCAGCCCCTGAATCGGTCACAGACATCTTTGAAAAAAACTTGTCTTCTGATATTAAAACACGGGTTAATCCTCAGCAAAATTCCAAAACAACGTATACCATGGCTAATCTTACTAAACCATATCTTAAGCGACTAACATCAATGGTTGATCTTTCTCTCATTAAAAAGACACCAATGACAATTGTTGTTGATCCTTTATATGGAGCTGGTATCGGATATATGCAATCGCTCCTTGGAAGTTCTAAAATCAACATCATTGAAATACACGGTAATGCGGATCCTTTATTTGGAGGTATTCATCCGGAGCCGATAGAACATAATCTTGGCGACCTCAAATTGGCAGTAAAACAATCCGCCGCCGCTGCCGGCCTTTCAACGGACGGTGATGCCGATCGCATAGGCGTTGTTGATGATAAAGGCAACTATCTGACACCTCATCAGATATTTCCGCTTATTTTATATTATTTGACGAAATATAAGGGGTTAAAAGGTAAGGTTGTCCAGGCATTATCACTTGGATATTTAAGCAAACGCATAGCAGCGGCTTATTCCTTACCATTTGAAGAAGTGCCTATTGGATTTAAATATATAGCCGATCGTATCATGAACGAAGAAGTGCTCATTGGTGGCGAAGAGAGTGGCGGCTATGGCTATGGGAACTACATTCCCGAGAGGGATGGTATTCTAAACTCACTGGTAATTTTGGAAATGTTGTCGACTACAAAGAAATCGTTGTCGGCGCTTATTGATGAAATGCAAAAAGTATATGGGACATCATGTTATATGCGTACTGATTTTGTTAATCCAGGCATTAAAAAGGAAACACTTGTTTCAAGTATAAGGGAATGTGCTCCAAAAACAATTTCTGGCTTTAAAGTGTCTGAAATAAAAGATTTTGATGGAGTTGAATTTGTGCTTGAGAACGACTCTTGGATACTATTTCGGCCATCGGGCACTGAGCCGGTCATACGAGTATACGCAGAATCAGACAATTCATCGTCAACTAAGGCAATGATCAAATGGGGAAATCAGCTTATCAAATCATTAATAAACAAAGCGTCCTGAGTTTTGTATAAATCCTTATCGGTCATTATTTAATGGGAAGCACTACAAATCTTACAAGAAAATTGTATGAAATTATGGATTCCCGATAGGGACATTCTAGGATGACAACTAAAAAAAAGCGTCATTGCGAGGAAGTAGTAGCGACGAAGCAATCTAATAGTTAAGACGAGATTGCTTCACCCTTTCGGGATTCGCAATGACGACAAAAACACAACTCTATTTGTTATTCTCGGTGAAAATTGATTTATGCTAAATCATTTTGTAAAATAGACGAAAATAGGGGGAAGCATGGAAGACATGGAAATATCACTTAATGACATCTTGAAGGTACTAAAAAAGCATTGGAAATTGATTATATTGCCAACGATAGTTGTTGGGTTGTTGGCACACATATATGCGCATAACCTGCCGAAAGAATACGAATCATCAGCATTAATAAAGATAGGGTATATTGGTCAGGATCAGTTGGATTCGGTCGGCAGTATAACTGCAATCATGAGTTCTGAACAACTGCGAAAACAAGTAGCTATCGAGGCTGGGCATGTGAATGATCTTAACTACATACAAGCACTTACAGGCATGGTACAATATTCTGACGAATCTGGAATGCTTAAGATTACAGCAAAGACGCAAAATCCAGTCACAGCAAAACAGTTAGCGGACATTGTTGCAAAAATAGTAATTGAGAGGCACAAAATAGGCTTTGACAATGGAAAGATTGAACTTAATCAGATGGTTAATTTTGTTAAGGAAAACATTAGACCTATTCCATTAAGTAGTGGTATTAGAGAATTCCGACTTGTCCCATCTGAATTAGTAATCACTGCAAGTGTTCCCAATCATGCAAAAGAGTCAAAGATGCCAATCGTTCGTGTCAGTGTTTTGATTTCATTCTTACTGTTAAGCATGCTTGCGTTGTTCAAAGGAAAAGATATCATATCAAAGAAAAGTTGTTAAATTATAAATAAAAAGTAAACTAATTAATTTTCTATTTACATTATTGCTACAACACAAAAATTCAAAGGAGATTTAAGTGTCAAAAGATGAAAAAAACAAAGCATTAGATTTAGCACTTGCACAAATAGAAAAAGATTTTGGTAAAGAAGCGATAATGCGCCTTGGTGAAAAGAAACCCAAAACAAATGTTGATGTAATACCAACCGGTGCTTTGCCATTAGACATAGCAATAGGAATTGGCGGTATACCCCGCGGAAGAGTTATTGAAATTTATGGTCCGGAATCATCTGGTAAATCCACACTGGCACTTTGCATAGTTGCCCAAGACCAAAAACAAGGTGGCATAGCGGCATATATTGACGCAGAACACGCAATGGACCCAGAATACGCAAAAAAACTTGGGGTAGATGTTGACAACCTTTTAATCTCTCAGCCAGACTCTGGTGAACAAGGTTTAGAAATTGCCGACAAACTTATCCGTTCCGGTGCTGTAGATGTAATAATTATTGATTCCGTGGCAGCACTTGTACCCAGGGCAGAAATAGAAGGCGATATGGGTGATGCAGTAATGGGGTTACAAGCTCGTTTAATGAGCCAAGCATTAAGGAAGCTTACTGGAACAATAGCAAAGTCAAATACTTCACTAATTTTCATAAATCAATTAAGGCAAAAAATTGGCGTAATGTGGGGGAACCCTGAAACAACACCGGGTGGGCTTGCGCTTAAATTTTACTCCTCAGTTCGCCTTGATATACGAAAAATTGAATCTGTTAAAAAAGGCGAAGAATTCCTTGGAAACAGAGTGCGTGTGAAAGTTGTTAAAAACAAAGTTGCATCGCCGTTTAAACATGCAGAATTTGACATAATTTTTGGCGAAGGAATTGATAGAGCAGGTTATTTAATAGATATGGGTGTCACTGAAGGGCTTATTGAAAAAGCCGGAACATTTTTCTCTTATGATGGCGATAAAATTGGTCAAGGCAGAGATAATTCCAAAACATATTTAAAAGAACATCCTGAAGTTGCGGACAAAATTGAAAATACAATTCGCGAGAAATACTTTGGCGTTAAAACAGAAACAAAAAATGAAAATACCCATAATCCTCAGCCAAAGCAAGTTAAAAGTTCAAAAAAATAACAACTAAACACATACAAAACGGCATTAAACAAACTTCAAAGTTTTTAATGCCGTTTATTTTAAAAAATGAAAATTGCATACTTTGTATTAGATATCTCATTTCTTGGAGGCATTGAACGCTACACACGAGAGCTGGCTGCATATGTAGCTAATATGGGGCATGAAGTACATATCTACTCATCTACAGAGTGCAACATACCATCAGTTACATCTCATAAAATTAAAGTTTACAGTTTTTTACCTCGGTGGCTTAAAATATTGCAATTTCAGATTACCCTCAATAATAAATTTAAAGATAGTTATGACATTATTCACAATCAAGACACATATACTAAATATGACACAGTAGTAACTGCTCATAGTTGCCATGCGCAATGGGTTAGACAATGTAAAAAAGAATCAATTAAACAATGGCATATTAAAACACTCTATCCTTTGCATTGGGTATTGCTCTATAATGAAAAACGAAGATTTACTAAATCAAAAAGAATTACAGCGGTGTCTCAGAAAGTTAAAGATAAAGTTTGTAATATTTATAATGTAAGTCCAGATAAAATTGATGTTATTTACCCAGGGATTTCATTAAAAAACACTCAATTAAAAAGCAAAGAATATTTAAGGGAAGAACTAAACATCCCTGCAAATGCCTTTATACTTTTGTTTGTTGCCAATGAATTTAAACGAAAAGGACTGTCGGTTATTTTAAAAGCTCTTGAATTTGCAAATAACAAAGATATTTTTCTTTTAATTGCAGGTTCTGGGAAAATTAAGAACTACCTGAATTTAACATCCTTTGACATTAAAAAAGTTAAATTCTTAGGAAAGGTTAAAGATGTAAGTAAGCTCTACGCAGCATCAGACCTATTGGTATTGCCAACAAAACATGAGGCCTTTGGTATGGTTGCAGCGGAAGCGATGAATGAATCTTTGGCAGTTTTAGTTTCAAAACTCGCTGGTGTAGCAGAAATAATAAAAGATGAAAACTGTCTGCTTTACACCCCAGGTGATTATAAGGAACTCTTAAGAAAAATCAATTTTTTTGCATCTAACAAAAATCTTGCTTATGAGTGTGGGCAAAAATTAAAAACAGAAGTCAAAAAATATTCATGGGAATATGTTGCAAATAAAACTATTTTATCCTACCACAAGATAGCTAACAATGCCAAACAATAAAATTTTCTCCAATGTTCTTATCCGCTGGAGCGGAGAAATACTAAGCAAAGGGCTTTGGTTTTTCTTTTTAATATATCTTGCGCGAAAACTTGGTGTTGAGCAGTTTGGGCAGTTAAATTACGCGTTGTCATTTTCCGCATTGCTTATCGTCTTTACTGACTTCGGTACAAACTTATTCTTAGTTAAACGCGTTGCTGCAGAAAAAAACATTGATGAAAAAGAAAATCTATTAAATCAGGTATTATGGTTTAAAGTAATAACAACAATTATTTTACTGTTAATAGCGGTAGTACTGCAAAGACACAATAATATTTCTGGAACAGCAACACTAATTATAACTCTCTCATTTGCAATCTCTGCATTTCTTGACCCACTAAACTCAATATACCGCGCTCATAAACACATTAATATTGAAACATATATAATGTTTTATTGGCGAATTCTAATAGTTGTAACCGGTTTTATCTTAATAAGCTTTCATAATGACATTTTGTATATAGCCGCGGCGCTTCTTTTTTCAGCGATAATCGCTTTGATTATCTCAATAAAAGTGTTAAAAAAGAAATACGGCATTGCAGCATTTCTTTTTCACAAGCTAAACTTTAAACTGTGGCCCAAAATACTGTTCTCATCACTTTGGATAAACTTAGTAATTATTATCACCACATTTATTGGGCGCTACAATGTTCTGATATTACAAAAGTTTTCAACTCCAGATCAGCTTGGTTTTTATGGTGCTTCTTACAAACTTCTTGAGGGAACTTTTTTTATTCCATCCCTGCTTATTGCATCTATTTTGCCTCACTTCATAGAAAGCAATGTTGGCAACACACTCTCTAACTATGGGAAAAAGCTATTTTTTAAAGCATTATACACTCTTGTTTTTTTATCAACACTCTTAGCGTTACCTTTGTTTTTTTTCTCAGATATGGTAATAAAGCTCCTTTATGGCAACGCATATATGCCTGCGGCAATGGTTTTAAAAGTTATGGCTGTTACGCTTATTTTCTTTTTTATAAACGAACTTCTTTATTGCGTTATACTTAGCTTAAACAAAGAGCGTACAGTTGTTATTAACGCATTTTTTGCAATTGTATTATATCTTCCATTTTGTTACATTATTATTCCTTCGCACGGCGCGCTTGGGGCTGCGATTTCTTTGTTTGTAGGACATTTTGTTTTGTGTTTATTAAATTTCTTGTACTTTATTAAATTATATTTTTCAAACAGATTAAATAAAAGTAATCCCTGTTAAATTTAGGAGGTTGTGATTGAAAAAAGCATTATTTTTGAGTTTGTCTGCCGCCATTGTTGTGTTGTTTGCTACATTAACTATAGTTTACTGCGCTGTCCCAAATGAAATAACCTATAACGGCCGTTTAAGAGAGTATGGTCAACCAATAACTGCAACGCGCACTATGAATTTTAAAATATTTGATGATGTAAATGCAGGGGCATCTCCTTGGGGCTCCGGGAATATTTCTGTTACAGTTTCAAGCGGAGTTTTTAGCCACATACTCTCACCACAAAATATTGATTGGAAAAAGAAAGATTATTGGCTTGAAACAACTGTTGAGGGGAAGGTTTTATCGCCAAGGGAAAAGCTTACTTCGCACATTTATGCTCTTCATGCACAAGAAGCCGAAAATATAAACTCCGATTCTAAAGTTAGTTTTTCTATAAACAACACTGAATATATGTCAATAGAAACAAATGGCGAAGCCAAAAACATCACAAACGGAACAACTTATTATATGGTACCACGCGGCGCAATTATTATGTGGTCTGGAACTACAATTCCAAACGGGTGGGCTATTTGCGATGGAAGTAACGGCACACCAAACCTTGAGGATAGATTCATTTTAGCTACAAATAACCTAAATGAACTTACTAAAACAGGCGGTTCTAATTCATATTTATTATCAGTTGCCCAATTACCTGCCCATAACCACACCATTACTGTTGACTCAGCAGGAAATCACTCACATACAGGCACTACTGGAAATCAAAGTCAGGATCATACTCATACAACTAACGGTGTTAGCACAAATCCAAATACAGGTAGTTATCGTGGTATAACTGACGACAATTACAGTTTTGATGGGAATAGAGCGTTGACATATTCAATTACAACAACTGGAGAAAACTCATCTCACACACACTCATTCACAACCGACTCATCAGGTTCTCACACACATAATGCAACTTCAGCAACTACTGGCTCAGGAACGCAAATAGATAATAGGCCAGCTTTCTATAAACTCGCATTTATAATGAAATTGTAACTATATTAGTTAAGTTAAGGCGCATTATGGTTTATACATACAGATATTGAAGTAGGTAATTTATGATAAAAATAGTTGCAATTGCTAATTTCTATACAGATGCTTCCTGGCGAGTGGGATTGCTTGATAAAAGGGAATACCCTGACACCAAAACTACCGTGATCATTCCTTCTTCTGTTGCGCGCAAAAACGCGCATGGATATAACAAATTATTGCAAGATGGTTTTACAACAAAACATTTCAAATCTATTTTTAATTTTCATCATTCAGTGCGCTTATACTTACCTCAATTATATATATTTTTACACCATGAAAAACCAGACATTATATTTGTCACAAATGAACCATGGAGCTTAACCGCATTTCAAATAGTTTTGTGGTGTAAAATATTTTTAAAGAAAACAAAGATAATTGTTTACACAAGCGAAAATCAAACACGCAAATATCCACTCCCTTTTCCATTAATAGAAAAATTTGTTTTAAACAATGTTGATCAAGTAATAAGTGTTACAGAAATAGAAGGAATTGGAATTTTACAAAAAAAAGGATATTCCGGAAAAATTGTTTATATGCCCTTAAGTGTTGACACTTCACTTTACAAGAAACTAGCAATATTTGATTCTATTATAAAACTGAAATTACCTGAGGGGAAAATTGTACTCGGTTTCGTTGGACGATTGGTGAAAGAGAAAGGAATACAAACACTAATTGACGCTTTAGCTTTACTGGGCAATAATTTTCATGCACTAATTATCGGAGATGGCCCATATAAAAATGAATTGCTGAATCATGCAAAACTTAAAAATGTTTTTAATAATATCACATTTACTGGTTCAATAAATTATGATGATTTGCCTATATATTACAATAGAATGAATGTTTTTGTATTACCATCTTTAACAACATACAACTGGAAAGAACAATTTGGAAGAGTATTAATTGAAGCTATGGCTTGTGAAGTCACGGTTGTTGGTTCATCGTCTGGAGAGATCCCAACTGTTATAGGAGATTCTGGGGTCGTTTTTAATGAAGGTAATGCGGATTCACTTGCAAATGCAGTTTTAAAAGCACTAAAGTGTTCTTCGGAGTATGCGGCAAGAGGGAAAGAACGTGTTCAAATAAATTTTTCAAAAAAGGTTGTTGATTCAATTACATACAAGAATTACATTGATTTGCTAAAAATAAAATAATAAAGTTTGTAGTTGCAATCATAGTGTTTAATAACAATTTGTTCCAATGTAATTAGAATAATCATAAAATATTTCATGAAGCAATAAGTAAATATTCTTTTAAAAATATTTCAAACTGACTATTAACTCTACTTTTCCTAATCATCCCATTTAATTATGAGTGGCAATTTATTAGTGCGGTGATGGGAACATTAAGTTACTTATTATTTGCGCATTATTTTCTTATATTGGACTCCTTGTAAATAGCTAATTCGCGGTGACCCATTTGTAATGAACACAAAAGAATATTTTGCACTTCTTACAGCTTTCCCATTTATTTACACAAAAGTTAATAAGGCATAAATTTATGCGCGGGAACAAATTACTTAGATATTTAGATTTTCTTTTTGGTTCGCTTTTAATTTTTTCGCTTGGGGTTTTTATAAGCAAAAAACCAAAGAACCTATTAAAAACACCAAAAAAAATTCTTGTAATTAAACTTTCTGCCGTAGGCGATTCAATTCTTTTGTATCCTGCCTTAAGGTCTTTGCGCCAGAAGTTTAACACTTCAAAGATTTTTTTCCTTGGCACACAAATTAATAAAGAAACTCTTGAAACTTGCCCATTCATAGATGAGTTTATTGAACTAAATTTAAAAAGTGGGCTACTATCTCTTTTGAATTTTATTGTTAAATTTAAAAAAGAAAAAATTGAGCTTTCTATAGATTTTGAACAATGGACACGCCTTACTCCATTAATTTCATACTTTTTAGGAATTAGAAATAGGGTGGGGTTCATAACTGCAGGCCAGCATAGGCATTATTTATTTACTCAGCCACTATTGCACAAAGAAAACATACATGAAGTTGACTGCTTTAATGAACTTGCCAGCTCGCTTGGGGCTATTAACTTAAACACAAACTTAGAGTTTTTTGTAAAACCAGATAGCATTATAAAAGCAAAACAACTTCTTAGCACTTTTGGGATAAAAGAAAATGACACCTTTATTATTTTGCACCCTGAAACTCCATTACATGGCATCCAAAGGCGTTGGCCGGTTGAAAACTACGCTAAACTCGCAAATATTATATCTGAAAACTTTGATGTTAAAATTCTTATATCAGGTAAAACGCAAGAGCCAGAAATTATCAATGTTTTTAAAGATACAAAATGTAAGTGTATGTTTTTGCCAGCACTGTCACTAAACGAAATAGCCGCAGTAATTAAGTATGCCTCGCTTATTGTTTGTGGAAATACAGGGCTAATGCACCTTGCCTCTGCTCTACATACACCAACTATTGCCTTGCATGGACCAACCAACCCAATAAAATGGGGACCTATTGGAGATAATGCTGTAGCAATAAAATCAAAACTTAACTGTAGTCCATGCCTTAGCTTGGGCTTTGAGTATGGATGCAAAAGAGATGACTGTATGCGTTCAATTAATGTAACTGAGGTTTTTGAGTTTGTTAAACAGGTATTGCAAAAACTAATTTAAATTAACCCATTGCAAGCTATGGTATAAATAAGTAAAATAATAATATGAACTATTCACGGAAAGTGTTGCTTTATTTAATCTTGATTGCAATTGATACACTTGCCCTTATTTTATCGGCGTATTTGTCTTATAATTTACGATTTTTTCATATTCAAAACTTATTTCCTACCTCGTTGCCAAATTGGTTTTTTTATCAAAACGCTCTTTACCTTATAATTCCACTTTGGTTGTTTGTGTTTTACAAGTTTAACATGTATAAAGTCGCTTTTCTTCCTGTATTGGATGATTTAATTAGAACCATTCAAGCTGGAACAATTTGTATTTTATTTTTAATTGCAGCCACATTTTTTTACAGGGACTTTTCATACTCCAGAATCACTTTTGTACTTTTCTGGTTAATTTCTCTTATTTTAACTTTTTCACTTAGGCAATTTTTAAGATTGCTTTTCAGCGCGTTTTCCAAATCTATTATTCCAAAAGAGAAAATTTTAGTGCTTGGTAAAAATCAAAAGATGTTGGAGAAAATTTTATCCCGCCATCCAAACTACTTACCGCGCTTTCTTGAATCATGCAATGAAAACAATTTAGACAAAGTAAAAGAAATAATATCTTCCGACGATATTCACCAGGTAATTTTAACAAGCAATGACTGGAGCCAAAACAATCTAATGAGCTTTTATGACTGGTGTGAAAATAACAGTATTGACCTAAAGTTTGTGCCTGATTTAGTGCGCGTCTGCCAAGGTGAAATAATTATTGACTCATCTATTGGAATTCCAATTTTCCATTTAAAACCAGCTTCACTAAGTGGGTTTAACTTTTTATTAAAACGCTTTATTGATCTGGTTATTTCAACTTTTTTACTTTCACTTATTTGGCCGATACTTCTTAGTATTGCCGTTATTATTAAAATAACATCTACAGGGCCAGCCCTTTATTATCACAAAAGGGTGGGCTACAGAAGTGCGACTTTTAATTTTTACAAGTTTAGAACAATGATTTTAAATGCCGACGAACTGCTTGAAAAATTCAAGTCACTAAGTGAACGGCAAGGCCCTGTTTTCAAAATGTCAGATGACCCTCGTGTTACAAAAATGGGAAAAATTCTAAGGCGCTACAGCATAGATGAACTTCCTCAACTATTAAATGTTCTTAAAGGTAATATGAGTTTGGTTGGCCCGCGGCCTCAGGTTTTGTGGGAAGCCGCGGCTTATGACGACTGGGCAAAGCGTCGTTTGCGTGTTCTACCTGGTATTACAGGACTATGGCAAACATCTGGCAGGGCATCGCTGGGTTATGAAGAAATGATTGAGCTTGACATATTTTATATTGAAAATTGGTCGCTTGGCCTAGACATTAAAATACTTTTTAATACCATATACGCCATATTTAGTAAAAAAGGCGCGTACTAGAGGATGCCGTTCCCGTTTCGCATAGTTTGTCATCCCGAAACACAGTGAGGGATCTTGTTTCTATGATTACTATTGGTCTAAGATCTCTCCTCACTTTGTTCGTCGAGATGACACAAGATGAGGGCAATAATTAGGATAACAA is drawn from Endomicrobiales bacterium and contains these coding sequences:
- a CDS encoding phosphoglucomutase/phosphomannomutase family protein, producing the protein MNTIQNKSINAIRFGTDGWRAIIADQFTFNNVRRVASAIAQYAYSKIKPELCNRFENRDERDGGSFDAKTADNGYSIGKDFAEKNVPYLLTNSESYCKIRVKSPLIVVGYDTRFLSADFARVVAEVLSAEGCTVILSNSVLSTPALSSAVVSKGAFGGVMISASHNPASFNGIKFKTAQGCSAPESVTDIFEKNLSSDIKTRVNPQQNSKTTYTMANLTKPYLKRLTSMVDLSLIKKTPMTIVVDPLYGAGIGYMQSLLGSSKINIIEIHGNADPLFGGIHPEPIEHNLGDLKLAVKQSAAAAGLSTDGDADRIGVVDDKGNYLTPHQIFPLILYYLTKYKGLKGKVVQALSLGYLSKRIAAAYSLPFEEVPIGFKYIADRIMNEEVLIGGEESGGYGYGNYIPERDGILNSLVILEMLSTTKKSLSALIDEMQKVYGTSCYMRTDFVNPGIKKETLVSSIRECAPKTISGFKVSEIKDFDGVEFVLENDSWILFRPSGTEPVIRVYAESDNSSSTKAMIKWGNQLIKSLINKAS
- a CDS encoding Wzz/FepE/Etk N-terminal domain-containing protein, with translation MEDMEISLNDILKVLKKHWKLIILPTIVVGLLAHIYAHNLPKEYESSALIKIGYIGQDQLDSVGSITAIMSSEQLRKQVAIEAGHVNDLNYIQALTGMVQYSDESGMLKITAKTQNPVTAKQLADIVAKIVIERHKIGFDNGKIELNQMVNFVKENIRPIPLSSGIREFRLVPSELVITASVPNHAKESKMPIVRVSVLISFLLLSMLALFKGKDIISKKSC
- the recA gene encoding recombinase RecA; this translates as MSKDEKNKALDLALAQIEKDFGKEAIMRLGEKKPKTNVDVIPTGALPLDIAIGIGGIPRGRVIEIYGPESSGKSTLALCIVAQDQKQGGIAAYIDAEHAMDPEYAKKLGVDVDNLLISQPDSGEQGLEIADKLIRSGAVDVIIIDSVAALVPRAEIEGDMGDAVMGLQARLMSQALRKLTGTIAKSNTSLIFINQLRQKIGVMWGNPETTPGGLALKFYSSVRLDIRKIESVKKGEEFLGNRVRVKVVKNKVASPFKHAEFDIIFGEGIDRAGYLIDMGVTEGLIEKAGTFFSYDGDKIGQGRDNSKTYLKEHPEVADKIENTIREKYFGVKTETKNENTHNPQPKQVKSSKK
- a CDS encoding glycosyltransferase family 4 protein — its product is MKIAYFVLDISFLGGIERYTRELAAYVANMGHEVHIYSSTECNIPSVTSHKIKVYSFLPRWLKILQFQITLNNKFKDSYDIIHNQDTYTKYDTVVTAHSCHAQWVRQCKKESIKQWHIKTLYPLHWVLLYNEKRRFTKSKRITAVSQKVKDKVCNIYNVSPDKIDVIYPGISLKNTQLKSKEYLREELNIPANAFILLFVANEFKRKGLSVILKALEFANNKDIFLLIAGSGKIKNYLNLTSFDIKKVKFLGKVKDVSKLYAASDLLVLPTKHEAFGMVAAEAMNESLAVLVSKLAGVAEIIKDENCLLYTPGDYKELLRKINFFASNKNLAYECGQKLKTEVKKYSWEYVANKTILSYHKIANNAKQ
- a CDS encoding flippase, whose protein sequence is MPNNKIFSNVLIRWSGEILSKGLWFFFLIYLARKLGVEQFGQLNYALSFSALLIVFTDFGTNLFLVKRVAAEKNIDEKENLLNQVLWFKVITTIILLLIAVVLQRHNNISGTATLIITLSFAISAFLDPLNSIYRAHKHINIETYIMFYWRILIVVTGFILISFHNDILYIAAALLFSAIIALIISIKVLKKKYGIAAFLFHKLNFKLWPKILFSSLWINLVIIITTFIGRYNVLILQKFSTPDQLGFYGASYKLLEGTFFIPSLLIASILPHFIESNVGNTLSNYGKKLFFKALYTLVFLSTLLALPLFFFSDMVIKLLYGNAYMPAAMVLKVMAVTLIFFFINELLYCVILSLNKERTVVINAFFAIVLYLPFCYIIIPSHGALGAAISLFVGHFVLCLLNFLYFIKLYFSNRLNKSNPC
- a CDS encoding tail fiber protein, encoding MKKALFLSLSAAIVVLFATLTIVYCAVPNEITYNGRLREYGQPITATRTMNFKIFDDVNAGASPWGSGNISVTVSSGVFSHILSPQNIDWKKKDYWLETTVEGKVLSPREKLTSHIYALHAQEAENINSDSKVSFSINNTEYMSIETNGEAKNITNGTTYYMVPRGAIIMWSGTTIPNGWAICDGSNGTPNLEDRFILATNNLNELTKTGGSNSYLLSVAQLPAHNHTITVDSAGNHSHTGTTGNQSQDHTHTTNGVSTNPNTGSYRGITDDNYSFDGNRALTYSITTTGENSSHTHSFTTDSSGSHTHNATSATTGSGTQIDNRPAFYKLAFIMKL
- a CDS encoding glycosyltransferase family 4 protein, whose amino-acid sequence is MIKIVAIANFYTDASWRVGLLDKREYPDTKTTVIIPSSVARKNAHGYNKLLQDGFTTKHFKSIFNFHHSVRLYLPQLYIFLHHEKPDIIFVTNEPWSLTAFQIVLWCKIFLKKTKIIVYTSENQTRKYPLPFPLIEKFVLNNVDQVISVTEIEGIGILQKKGYSGKIVYMPLSVDTSLYKKLAIFDSIIKLKLPEGKIVLGFVGRLVKEKGIQTLIDALALLGNNFHALIIGDGPYKNELLNHAKLKNVFNNITFTGSINYDDLPIYYNRMNVFVLPSLTTYNWKEQFGRVLIEAMACEVTVVGSSSGEIPTVIGDSGVVFNEGNADSLANAVLKALKCSSEYAARGKERVQINFSKKVVDSITYKNYIDLLKIK
- a CDS encoding glycosyltransferase family 9 protein, whose amino-acid sequence is MRGNKLLRYLDFLFGSLLIFSLGVFISKKPKNLLKTPKKILVIKLSAVGDSILLYPALRSLRQKFNTSKIFFLGTQINKETLETCPFIDEFIELNLKSGLLSLLNFIVKFKKEKIELSIDFEQWTRLTPLISYFLGIRNRVGFITAGQHRHYLFTQPLLHKENIHEVDCFNELASSLGAINLNTNLEFFVKPDSIIKAKQLLSTFGIKENDTFIILHPETPLHGIQRRWPVENYAKLANIISENFDVKILISGKTQEPEIINVFKDTKCKCMFLPALSLNEIAAVIKYASLIVCGNTGLMHLASALHTPTIALHGPTNPIKWGPIGDNAVAIKSKLNCSPCLSLGFEYGCKRDDCMRSINVTEVFEFVKQVLQKLI
- a CDS encoding sugar transferase, whose translation is MNYSRKVLLYLILIAIDTLALILSAYLSYNLRFFHIQNLFPTSLPNWFFYQNALYLIIPLWLFVFYKFNMYKVAFLPVLDDLIRTIQAGTICILFLIAATFFYRDFSYSRITFVLFWLISLILTFSLRQFLRLLFSAFSKSIIPKEKILVLGKNQKMLEKILSRHPNYLPRFLESCNENNLDKVKEIISSDDIHQVILTSNDWSQNNLMSFYDWCENNSIDLKFVPDLVRVCQGEIIIDSSIGIPIFHLKPASLSGFNFLLKRFIDLVISTFLLSLIWPILLSIAVIIKITSTGPALYYHKRVGYRSATFNFYKFRTMILNADELLEKFKSLSERQGPVFKMSDDPRVTKMGKILRRYSIDELPQLLNVLKGNMSLVGPRPQVLWEAAAYDDWAKRRLRVLPGITGLWQTSGRASLGYEEMIELDIFYIENWSLGLDIKILFNTIYAIFSKKGAY